The Castanea sativa cultivar Marrone di Chiusa Pesio chromosome 11, ASM4071231v1 genome contains a region encoding:
- the LOC142616108 gene encoding uncharacterized protein LOC142616108, translating into MTTLVTSWIGGFLVKRVMVDQRSEAEIMYPNLYKGLGLKFEHLSKYDTSLVGFDRKVVMPEGQIKLPGVNKGKEVEVNFLVVNAFSPYTAILGWPWIHAMGPVPYTLYQKIKFPTEDRVVVVRANQKVARQCFMVAINHEIKQKEQVDRE; encoded by the coding sequence ATGACGACGCTAGTGACTTCTTGGATTGGCGGATTCTTGGTAAAGAGAGTCATGGTAGATCAAAGGAGTGAGGCTGAGATCATGTACCCTAATCTATATAAGGGGCTGGGGTTGAAGTTTGAGCATTTGAGTAAATATGACACATCGCTCGTAGGGTTTGACAGGAAGGTTGTAATGCCCGAGGGGCAGATAAAGCTCCCGGGGGtgaataaaggaaaagaagttGAAGTAAATTTTCTTGTGGTTAATGCCTTTTCGCCATACACAGCGATTTTGGGATGGCCTTGGATTCATGCTATGGGGCCAGTACCATATACATTATATCAGAAAATCAAATTCCCTACTGAAGATAGGGTTGTGGTAGTTCGCGCTAATCAAAAAGTAGCAAGGCAGTGCTTCATGGTAGCAATAAACCATGAGATTAAGCAAAAGGAGCAAGTTGATCGAGAATAG